ACAAGGTGGTTATGGCTTATATATCTTCCACTCctgagttgaaaaaaattcaaggtGAACTTGCAGACATgctttgtgatgtcccacatcggataggggagaatgttcctgacgctatatatgtagagattTCTCTTAatcaagtagacgcgttttaaagccgtgagggcccccttgggccaaagcggacaatatctacatggttgggtgcgggtcgttacaaatggtatcagagtcgatccTCGACCCCGGTGTGGGAGTTTGTTTGACTCCGTAAAAGGGGTATTTGTCTATTTGACCCCGCAatctcatgggacacaacgaggacgttgtgtttgcatggggaggtgtttgtgatgtcccacatcggataggggagaatgtttctggcgctatatatgtagagattcctcttaaccaagtagacgcgttttaaagccgtgagggcccccttgggccaaaagcggacaatatctacatggttgggtgcgggtcgttacatgcttggtttgaaatttgaggAGGAGAGTGAAATGGGAAGAGCGGCTCGACTATGTGAGAGGTTGAAGAAAGTGAAGAAGATCCTCATcattttggatgatatttggaCTGAACTCGATCTGGAGAAAGTGGAAATTCCTTTTGGAGATGATCATAAGGGATGTAAAATGGTGCTCACTTCTAGAAATAAACATGTATTGTCCAATGAGATGGGTACTCAAAAGGATTTCCCTGTTGAACACttacaagaagaagaagcattgattttatttaagaagATGGCAGGTGATTCCATTGAGGAGCCAGATTTGCAATCCATAGCAATTGATGTAGCAAAAGAATGTGTGGGTTTGCCAATTGCAATCGTAACAGTGGCAAAGGCATTAAAAAACAAGGGTTTGTCTATATGGGAGGATGCCTTGCGACAACTAAAGAGGTCTATTCCAACAAACATTAAAGGAATGGATGCAATGGTATACTCAACTCTGGAGTTGAGTTACAAACACTTGGAGGGTGATGAAGTTAAGTCCTTGTTCTTACTTTGTGGTTTAATGTCTACTAAGATTTATATTGATGATTTATTGAAATATGGTATGGGTCTGAGATTGTTTCAAGGAACTAATACATTGGAAGAGGCAAAAAACAGAATTGATACATTGGTCGATAGCCTCAAAGCTTCAAAGCTGTTACTAGACACTGCCCACAATTCATTTGTTAGAATGCATGATGTTGTTCGTGATGTTGCCATAGCAATTGTATCCAAGGTCCATCGTGTATTTTATCTGCAAGAAGATGAATTGGCAGAGTGGCCAAAGATGGATGAACTCCAAACCTGCACCAAGATGTCTTTGGCTTACAATGATATCTGTGAGCTTCCTATAGGATTGGTATGTCCAGAACTTgaactttttttattctatcaCACCATTGATTATCATCTGAAAATCCCAGACATTTTTTGAAGGGATGAAAAAACTCAAAGTTTTAGACCTTTCTAATATGCATTTTACATCACTACCTTCATCACTCCGTTGCCTTACAAATCTTCGAAAGTTGAGTTTGAATTGGTGCAAGTTAGGAGACATCTCGATAATTGTAGAGCTAAAGAAACTAGAATTTCTTAGCTTTATGGGTTCGAATATTGAAAAGTTGCCCAGAGAAATAGCGCAGTTGACCCATGTAAGGCTGTTTGATTTGCGGGACTGTTCCAAACTTAGAGAAATTCCACCAAATGTCATATCAAGCTTGtccaaattagaaaatttgtGCGTGGAAAATAGTTTTACTCTATGGGAGGTGGAAGGAAAGAGTAATGCTTCCATTGCTGAGTTAAAATATTTGCCCCATTTAACTACTTTTGACATACAAATACCAGATGCCGAACTGTTGCTGACAGACGTCCTGTTTGAGAAGTTGATAAGATATGGAATATTTATAGGTGATGTCTGGAGCTGGGATAAACATTGTCCAACCACAAAAACATTGAAGCTCAATAAGCTCGATACAAGCCTTCATCTAGCTGATGGTATTAGCTTATTGTTGAAAGGAGCAAAAGATCTACACTTGCGTGAACTGAGTGGTGCTGCAAATGTTTTTCCCAAGTTAGATAGGGAAGGTTTTCTTCGATTAAAGCATCTCCATGTTGAAAGAAGTCCAGAGATGCAACATATCATGAATTCAATGGATCCAATTCTGTCACCTTGTGCTTTTCCTGTTCTGGAGTCATTATTTCTCAATCAGTTGATTAACTTGCAAGAAGTATGTCATGGCCAACTTCTAGTAGGGTGCTTTAGTTACTTAAGAATTGTAAAAGTGGAACATTGCGATGGTTTAAAATTCCTCTTTTCAATGTCTATGGCTAGAGGCCTTTCAAGACttgaaaaaatatgtataaaatggtTGCACAAGGAAAATAAGATGGAGATGATGTTGTTGATGCAATTTTGTTCGCTGAGCTGAAAGACTTGACTTTACAACATTTACCGAAGCTCAGAAATTTCTGCTTAGAAGGGAAAACAATGCCTTCCACCACAAAGAGGTCACCAACAACTAATGTAAGGTTCAACGGCATTTGTTCAGAGGGTGAACTTGATAATCAAACATCGGTTTTCAACCAACTGGTATGTTATAGCTCAATAATACTTTCTAactagttattttatttttgaatctcTTCGGTTTAATAAATtgctatttttggaaaaaaatttcaggACTTGCCACTCAATTGATTTGGGTCAATAGGTCACCCTTCATTTATTTCCCAAAAATTATCACTGTTAATGCCTCTTCTTCTAAGACTTTAAGAGAATGAGTTTCAACTAATACCCAACCTATTaataaatgaaaggaaaatatgaCATGACATCATGCCTTTTGTAGGTTAcatgttttgttttaatatttgaaactcTGGGTTCAAAGGGAAAACTGTGCAAAGATTTAAGGTTTATCCATTGATGTAATAGAAAACTGTTCACAATCCAAATAGACCCAGTGAATCTTGTCTTGGTGCTATGTCCAAATACTAGACCATTAGTTCTGGAGAGCTTAGTATAAAATCCATATATAAACACGTACACAAtatgtgtgtatgtatatatatgtgtacgAAAATCTTGACAGAAACTACAAATGCCTAAAGTTTTGAGAAATTGCATATCATTTATAACATTTCTGGAAACTATAAATATGCTTGATAGAAAActctaattttatttgagattacAGCTgtcatgataattattttcactatATTTATTGCAGTATTATGCCTTGTCCTCAGTAGTTTGGCATATACAAATGATTCAATATACCATTGTTCTTATGCTCTCCGAGTTTCTCATGTTACAGGAGGGTTGGCATGGTCAACTCCTACTTTCCTTCTGCAACCTCCGGTCCCTGAAGATAAAGAATTGTGCTTCACTGTTGAAAGTACTCCCACCCAGTTTGCTTCAAAACTTACAGAATTTGGAAGTACTAATAGTGGAAAACTGTAAacaatttgaagaagtatttgatCTTGAAGGGCAAAATGTTGATGATGGACCTGTTGGGCTCCCGCCTAAGTTAGAAAAACAGAGTTTAATTGGTTTGCCTATGTTGAGACATATATGCAACAAGGACCCTCGACACATTCTGTGCTTCCAAAACCTGAAATGGTTAAAAGTACACAAATGTGGGAGCTTGAGAAACCTTTTCCCTGCTTCTATGGCCTTGGGTCTTATGGGCACTATCATATTTCCTAAGTTAATCCATCTTTCACTAGAATCTTTATCCAGCCTAACAAGTTTCTATCAAGCATATCATGTTCTAAAAAGGTTTGATTCTGCAGATGATATCCCAGTTGCAGTGCTCTTTAATGAGAAGGTCAGTTCTCTCTTAGaatccttttctttttacttcttatgatattaaatttccTTATAATACTGTttagaatcaaattttgaatggaaagaaagaaaatttagattAAATCTTGCTTCTGGAATATTTTAATTGTATGacagttttctatttatattcGAATGAATTTCATCCAAATTCTGTTATTTGTTGacagattttttttccttacaaattctaattattttaggtGATGGAATTCAACTTTTTTAAGCACATACATTCCCTCCACCCCCTCTTCAATGGGGATCTCTGGTAAACATATACAGGACAACCCAAAGTAGTTGCCTATAATAATGTTAAGGTAGAACTTTagtatttttttggttttaattaagGAAAGGTGGATTTGGGGATTATAAGATGGTTAGAGTATCTTATTGCTTCCCATATGTTTTTCCACCATTTGTACATAAATGCTATTGAGAGGTGCTTCAAATCATTTTCTGGGATCTGGAATTTGTGTTCCATCCACAAAATTTCAGCTGTAAATGTGAATTCCTCTGCTCAGCtaacaaaataattcatgtGAAAGTGGcaagaaaaatgacaaaatttaGCAATTGTAGGATCCTCCtccttgtc
Above is a genomic segment from Vitis riparia cultivar Riparia Gloire de Montpellier isolate 1030 chromosome 14, EGFV_Vit.rip_1.0, whole genome shotgun sequence containing:
- the LOC117930518 gene encoding probable disease resistance protein At4g27220, whose amino-acid sequence is MEEIVVTIAAKVAEYLVAPIGRSFGYMFNYRSNIDDLRQQVEKLGDARARLERSVDEAIRNGDEIEADVDKWLLRVSGFMEEAGKFFEVEKKANQSCFNGSCPNLKSQYQLSREAKKRARVVAEIQGNGKFERVSYRAPLPGIGSAPFKCHEALESRMTTLDEIMEALRDAHVNIIGVWGMAGVGKTTLMKQVAKQAEEEKLFDKVVMAYISSTPELKKIQGELADMLGLKFEEESEMGRAARLCERLKKVKKILIILDDIWTELDLEKVEIPFGDDHKGCKMVLTSRNKHVLSNEMGTQKDFPVEHLQEEEALILFKKMAGDSIEEPDLQSIAIDVAKECVGLPIAIVTVAKALKNKGLSIWEDALRQLKRSIPTNIKGMDAMVYSTLELSYKHLEGDEVKSLFLLCGLMSTKIYIDDLLKYGMGLRLFQGTNTLEEAKNRIDTLVDSLKASKLLLDTAHNSFVRMHDVVRDVAIAIVSKVHRVFYLQEDELAEWPKMDELQTCTKMSLAYNDICELPIGLEGWHGQLLLSFCNLRSLKIKNCASLLKVLPPSLLQNLQNLEVLIVENCKQFEEVFDLEGQNVDDGPVGLPPKLEKQSLIDDIPVAVLFNEKL